A stretch of the Neisseria sp. DTU_2020_1000833_1_SI_GRL_NUU_006 genome encodes the following:
- a CDS encoding multifunctional CCA addition/repair protein, whose product MKTYLVGGAVRDYLLGLPVKDRDWVVVGADAQTMLAQGFQPVGKDFPVFLHPETHEEYALARTERKTAKGYAGFSFHADKDVTLEQDLMRRDLTINAMAQDSDDLIIDPFGGQQDLAAGILRHVSPAFAEDPVRILRTARFAARYGFEIAEETMKLMRQMVENGEAEALVAERVWQELAKGLMEKNPRRMIEVLRECGALKVLLPEVDALFGVPQRADYHPEIDSGIHTLMVLQRAADMGLTLPERYAALLHDLGKAKTPPDILPRHHGHDLAGVEPVREVNQRLRAPRHCAELAELVCRWHIMFHKAVELKSKTILTVLKKTDAFRRPERFAGALNVCIADTQGRLNRENTPYPQRAYWLALLEAANQVHSGKIAAECRAQEKAHLIAEEIDRARLAQIAPLQKAFRAAQDKTERH is encoded by the coding sequence ATCAAAACCTACCTCGTCGGCGGCGCCGTCCGCGATTATCTTTTAGGTTTGCCCGTCAAAGACCGCGACTGGGTGGTCGTCGGTGCTGACGCGCAAACTATGCTGGCGCAAGGCTTCCAGCCGGTCGGCAAAGATTTTCCCGTGTTCCTCCACCCCGAAACCCACGAAGAATACGCCCTCGCCCGTACCGAACGCAAAACCGCCAAGGGCTATGCCGGTTTCAGTTTTCACGCCGACAAAGACGTTACGCTGGAGCAAGACTTGATGCGCCGCGACCTGACCATCAACGCGATGGCGCAGGATTCAGACGACCTCATCATCGACCCCTTCGGCGGACAACAGGATTTGGCGGCGGGTATTTTGCGCCACGTCTCGCCCGCCTTTGCCGAAGACCCCGTCCGCATCCTGCGTACCGCCCGCTTTGCCGCGCGCTACGGGTTTGAAATCGCTGAAGAAACCATGAAACTGATGCGGCAGATGGTAGAAAACGGCGAAGCGGAGGCTTTGGTTGCCGAACGTGTCTGGCAGGAGTTGGCGAAAGGTTTGATGGAAAAAAATCCCCGCAGGATGATTGAAGTATTGCGCGAATGCGGTGCGCTGAAAGTCTTACTGCCCGAAGTCGATGCCCTCTTCGGCGTGCCGCAACGCGCCGACTATCATCCCGAAATCGACAGCGGCATCCATACGCTGATGGTACTGCAACGCGCCGCCGATATGGGTCTGACGCTACCCGAACGCTACGCCGCCCTGCTGCACGATTTGGGCAAAGCCAAAACCCCGCCTGACATCCTGCCGCGCCACCACGGACACGACCTGGCCGGCGTCGAGCCCGTGCGCGAAGTCAATCAGCGGCTGCGTGCGCCGAGACACTGCGCCGAGCTTGCCGAACTTGTCTGCCGTTGGCACATCATGTTTCATAAAGCCGTAGAACTTAAAAGCAAAACCATCTTGACCGTTTTGAAAAAAACCGACGCTTTCAGACGACCCGAACGCTTCGCCGGCGCCTTAAACGTCTGTATTGCCGACACGCAAGGCCGTCTGAACCGCGAAAATACGCCCTACCCGCAGCGCGCGTACTGGCTCGCCCTGCTCGAAGCCGCCAACCAAGTGCATTCGGGCAAAATCGCCGCCGAATGCCGCGCGCAGGAAAAAGCGCACCTAATCGCCGAAGAAATCGACCGGGCGCGGTTGGCTCAAATCGCCCCATTGCAAAAAGCGTTTCGGGCGGCGCAAGACAAAACAGAAAGACATTAA
- the ruvB gene encoding Holliday junction branch migration DNA helicase RuvB yields the protein MLQTDNLTAAQPQRIITAQSISSQEELLERALRPKTLDDYIGQDKAKEQLAIFIQAAKKRGEALDHTLLFGPPGLGKTTLAHIIAKELGVNLRQTSGPVLERAGDLAALLTNLEPHDVLFIDEIHRLSPVVEEILYPALEDYQLDIMIGEGPAARSVKIDLPPFTLVGATTRAGMLTNPLRDRFGIVARLEFYQNQDLATIVSRSAQLLQLDMGEEGAMEVAKRSRGTPRIANRLLRRVRDFADVKNNGVIDAAIADAALSMLDVDAQGLDVMDRKFLEAILHKFSGGPVGLDNVAAAIGESTDTIEDVIEPYLIQQGFLQRTPRGRMATERAYLHFGLKMEK from the coding sequence ATGTTGCAAACCGACAACCTGACCGCCGCCCAGCCCCAGCGCATCATCACTGCACAAAGCATCTCCTCGCAGGAAGAGCTGCTCGAGCGCGCCCTGCGCCCTAAAACGCTGGACGACTATATCGGGCAAGACAAAGCCAAAGAACAGCTCGCCATCTTCATCCAAGCCGCCAAAAAACGCGGCGAAGCCCTAGACCACACCCTGCTCTTCGGCCCGCCCGGACTGGGCAAAACCACATTGGCGCACATCATCGCCAAAGAACTGGGCGTCAACCTGCGCCAAACCAGCGGCCCCGTACTCGAACGCGCCGGAGACCTTGCCGCCCTTCTGACCAACCTCGAGCCGCACGATGTATTGTTCATCGACGAAATCCACCGCCTCAGCCCCGTCGTTGAAGAAATCCTCTACCCCGCGCTCGAAGACTACCAGCTCGACATCATGATAGGCGAAGGCCCTGCCGCCCGTTCCGTCAAAATCGACCTGCCGCCCTTCACACTCGTCGGTGCAACCACCCGCGCAGGTATGCTGACCAACCCTCTGCGCGACCGCTTCGGTATCGTTGCCCGCTTGGAGTTTTATCAAAATCAAGACCTTGCCACCATCGTCAGTCGTTCCGCCCAATTACTGCAACTCGACATGGGCGAAGAAGGCGCGATGGAAGTCGCCAAACGAAGCCGCGGCACGCCCCGGATCGCCAACCGCCTGCTGCGCCGCGTCCGCGATTTTGCCGATGTGAAAAACAACGGCGTAATCGATGCCGCCATTGCCGATGCCGCTTTAAGTATGCTGGATGTAGACGCGCAAGGTTTGGACGTCATGGACAGAAAATTCCTCGAAGCCATCCTGCACAAATTCAGCGGCGGTCCCGTCGGTCTTGACAACGTTGCCGCCGCCATCGGCGAATCTACGGACACCATAGAAGACGTTATCGAACCCTACCTCATCCAACAAGGCTTCCTGCAACGTACCCCGCGCGGCAGAATGGCCACCGAACGCGCCTACCTGCACTTCGGCTTGAAAATGGAAAAATAA
- a CDS encoding recombinase: protein MEKITHQNLHPLLSKSLTDTDFVLILNALIKFLRRGGKKQAAERFDLIIATLKQDEELAKSFSGRFYHWLSQVHIYPALIKLGIFSRTSFAREMGIRIYERFSPSYKDFANLREVFLYLFHSENDDDWLQTLSIRQWLGLYDHIRSSVDPALLQNACRQLVDARLRAMEMLAIWIASEALEPDLIRIAPRLLEADSPFIALQREITKLVEHYRNNTASYDTAHLEVMFDQCCSQIDYLRRRGTGAGSGSSVKVAHLLERLQQTINRLKLLTDIQTDAGNRNRLTITLMNSLIYAAVEQYSTRHLRRSSIHMLARSISENKSHHGEHYITRNRKEYFKMFYSAAGGGVIIALMALHKIHIGSLGFSPFVTSLLAGLNYGIGFMFIHMLHCTVATKQPAMTAASFAEQVDLNEGGKAVDNKLARLLIDVCRSQSVAVFGNVSIAILLACAISFGYAHLHQQPILDAHTTAYEFKSIDIINRPTLWYAAIAGLWLFCSGIIAGFFDNRADYLNLRQRLPFNPLLRKIMRPKPRRVLAAYIHKHYGSLFGNFIFGMLLGMTGYFGHLLGLPLDIRHVAFSSANLGYAAVSGNVGFDTFMLGICSVLAIGLVNLVVSFTLALFVALRSRDTKIDSVGNLCKSFWQQIKANPLILFFPVTPAQTDKDGGKDTAKEGEDRH, encoded by the coding sequence ATGGAAAAAATTACTCACCAAAATCTACATCCTCTTCTGTCGAAGAGTCTGACCGACACCGATTTCGTCCTTATTCTGAATGCCTTAATCAAATTTTTGCGGCGCGGCGGCAAAAAACAGGCGGCAGAACGTTTCGACCTGATTATCGCCACGCTCAAACAAGACGAAGAGCTCGCAAAAAGTTTCAGCGGCCGCTTCTACCACTGGCTTTCTCAAGTCCATATCTATCCCGCGCTGATCAAACTCGGCATCTTCTCACGGACCAGCTTTGCCCGCGAGATGGGCATACGCATCTACGAACGCTTCAGCCCGTCCTACAAGGATTTTGCCAACCTGCGCGAAGTGTTCCTCTACCTTTTCCATTCCGAAAACGACGACGACTGGCTGCAAACCCTCAGTATCCGCCAATGGTTGGGCCTTTACGACCATATCCGCTCCAGCGTCGATCCTGCCTTGCTGCAAAACGCCTGCCGCCAGCTGGTTGACGCCCGGCTGCGCGCTATGGAAATGCTTGCCATTTGGATTGCATCAGAAGCCCTCGAGCCTGATCTCATCCGGATCGCTCCGCGCCTGCTCGAAGCCGATTCTCCCTTTATCGCACTTCAGCGCGAAATTACAAAATTGGTTGAACACTACCGCAATAACACAGCCTCTTACGACACCGCCCATCTGGAAGTCATGTTCGACCAATGTTGCAGCCAGATCGACTATCTGCGCCGAAGAGGGACGGGCGCAGGTTCAGGCTCGTCCGTCAAAGTCGCCCACCTGCTCGAACGGCTCCAGCAGACTATAAACCGTCTCAAACTGCTTACCGACATCCAAACCGATGCCGGCAACCGCAACCGACTGACCATTACCCTGATGAATTCCCTCATCTACGCCGCGGTCGAGCAATACAGTACCCGCCACCTGCGCCGCAGCAGCATCCACATGCTCGCCCGCAGCATCAGCGAAAACAAAAGCCACCACGGAGAGCATTACATCACCCGCAACCGCAAAGAATATTTCAAAATGTTCTACTCCGCGGCGGGCGGAGGCGTCATCATCGCTCTGATGGCGCTGCACAAAATCCATATCGGTTCACTCGGCTTCAGCCCCTTCGTTACCTCTTTGTTGGCAGGGCTCAACTACGGCATAGGTTTTATGTTCATCCACATGCTGCACTGCACCGTCGCCACCAAACAGCCCGCCATGACCGCCGCCAGCTTCGCCGAACAGGTCGATCTCAACGAAGGCGGCAAAGCGGTGGACAACAAACTCGCCAGGCTCCTTATCGACGTATGCCGCTCCCAAAGCGTCGCCGTCTTCGGCAACGTTTCCATCGCCATCCTTTTGGCGTGCGCCATATCGTTCGGCTATGCCCATCTGCACCAACAGCCCATACTCGATGCCCACACTACCGCCTACGAGTTCAAATCCATAGACATCATCAATCGACCGACCTTATGGTATGCGGCTATTGCTGGCTTGTGGCTGTTCTGTTCCGGTATCATCGCGGGCTTCTTCGACAACCGCGCCGATTATCTTAACCTGCGGCAACGCCTGCCCTTCAACCCCTTGTTGCGCAAAATCATGCGCCCCAAACCCCGCCGCGTCCTTGCCGCCTACATCCACAAACACTACGGCTCGCTGTTCGGCAACTTCATCTTCGGAATGCTCTTGGGCATGACCGGCTACTTCGGACACCTCCTCGGCCTGCCGCTGGACATCCGCCATGTCGCTTTCTCCTCCGCCAACCTAGGCTACGCCGCCGTCAGCGGCAATGTCGGCTTTGATACATTCATGCTCGGGATTTGCAGCGTCTTGGCCATCGGCCTGGTCAATCTCGTCGTCAGCTTCACCCTCGCCCTCTTCGTCGCCCTGCGTTCGCGCGACACAAAAATCGACAGCGTCGGCAATTTGTGTAAAAGTTTCTGGCAGCAGATTAAAGCCAACCCGCTGATCTTGTTTTTCCCGGTTACGCCGGCTCAGACAGATAAAGACGGCGGGAAAGATACTGCCAAAGAGGGTGAGGACAGACACTAG
- the nadE gene encoding NAD(+) synthase, translating to MQTQAVIRHIADWLKNYAAAAHAKGFVVGVSGGIDSAVVSAIAARTGLKVLLLEMPIRQKADQISRAQEHIRRLEQAFSNVSGMRVDLTPTFDTFAADVEVDETEFPAKQLALANARSRLRMLTLYYYGQLNGLLVTGTGNKIEDFGVGFFTKYGDGGVDISPIADLTKTQIYQIAAELDIAESIQRAVPTDGLWDTERTDEEQMGASYPELEWAMSVYGTHRPEDFEGRQREVLEIYTRLHKAMQHKVNPIPVCKIPEEMLK from the coding sequence ATGCAGACCCAAGCCGTTATCCGCCATATTGCCGACTGGCTGAAAAACTATGCCGCCGCCGCACACGCCAAGGGGTTTGTCGTCGGCGTTTCCGGCGGTATCGACTCCGCAGTCGTTTCTGCCATCGCGGCACGGACGGGGCTGAAGGTTCTGCTGCTTGAAATGCCCATCCGCCAAAAAGCCGACCAAATCAGCCGCGCGCAGGAACACATCCGCCGGTTGGAACAGGCGTTTTCCAACGTCAGCGGGATGCGTGTGGATTTGACGCCGACTTTCGATACTTTTGCCGCCGATGTCGAGGTCGATGAAACCGAGTTCCCCGCCAAACAGCTTGCGCTTGCCAACGCCCGCAGCCGCCTGCGGATGCTGACGCTTTATTATTACGGTCAGCTAAACGGTTTGCTGGTTACCGGTACGGGCAACAAAATCGAAGATTTCGGCGTAGGCTTTTTCACCAAATACGGCGACGGCGGCGTGGACATCAGCCCGATTGCCGACTTGACCAAAACGCAGATTTATCAAATTGCCGCCGAACTGGACATCGCCGAGTCTATCCAAAGAGCCGTACCGACCGACGGCCTTTGGGATACCGAGCGCACGGACGAAGAACAGATGGGCGCAAGCTATCCCGAACTCGAATGGGCGATGAGCGTTTACGGCACGCACCGTCCTGAAGATTTTGAAGGCAGGCAGCGCGAAGTCTTGGAAATCTACACCCGCCTGCACAAAGCCATGCAACACAAAGTCAATCCGATTCCCGTCTGCAAAATCCCCGAAGAGATGCTGAAATAA
- a CDS encoding BCCT family transporter, translating into MSLFHFLRNRSSFNPFVVSVTLSFVLLVIGIALLIPQQAETVLNAAKTGIFKNFSWFYILAFSAFFFFLLALSVSSFGNIKLGSNEEEPEFSFWSWLAMLFAAGMGVGLMFFGVAEPLTHYLSPITEGGDGIKQQDALLHTLFHWGVHAWSVYAVIALALAYFAFRYKLPLSLRSCFYPLLKEKTDGKAGDIIDILALVATLFGIITTLGFGATQLGAGLEQLGWINENTFSMQTVVIFIVMGMAIASAASGIGKGVKILSELNLTFAFALMFFVLATGPTLHLLSAFNDNLGTYLSNLVQLSFKTYSYEQNHTEWFGGWTILYWAWWCSWAPFVGLFIARISRGRTIREFIFGVLAVPSLFCVIWFTIFGDTAIWINDHTAAGALGELTGTPEKLLFRFLEYLPLPTLTGLVSLMVIALFFITSADSGIYVLNNIASRDKSLTAPRWQAVMWGLLMSAAAIVLLRFGGLPTLQTMTLIVALPFAMLMLIMCFSLWRGLNADHKYFTTAVTPSSVYWSGDNWQDRLERMLNQTQEQDILKFLKTTALPAMRELSEELSDKYSLSVDIQTHFDREEPAVEFTIHKESLRDFMYGIKTIKREVSEQLIKDGHLPHIRHNVTYEPYTYFFDGRSGYDVQYMNRRELIADILKQYERYLNLLTDVGQELMSHRQTELAE; encoded by the coding sequence TTGTCTTTATTTCATTTCTTACGCAACCGCTCTTCGTTCAATCCCTTCGTCGTTTCCGTTACGCTGTCCTTCGTGCTGCTGGTCATCGGCATCGCGCTTTTGATTCCGCAGCAGGCAGAAACCGTCCTCAATGCCGCTAAAACAGGCATTTTCAAAAACTTCAGTTGGTTTTACATCTTGGCATTTTCAGCCTTCTTCTTCTTCCTGCTCGCACTTTCGGTCAGCAGCTTCGGCAACATCAAGCTGGGCAGCAACGAAGAAGAGCCTGAATTTAGCTTTTGGTCTTGGCTCGCCATGCTGTTCGCGGCGGGTATGGGCGTCGGGTTGATGTTTTTCGGCGTCGCCGAACCGCTCACCCACTACCTCTCCCCCATCACGGAAGGCGGCGACGGGATCAAACAGCAAGACGCTTTGCTCCATACGCTTTTCCACTGGGGCGTACATGCCTGGTCGGTTTACGCCGTCATCGCCTTGGCGCTTGCCTATTTCGCCTTCCGCTACAAACTCCCGCTCTCGTTGCGTTCCTGCTTTTATCCGTTATTGAAAGAGAAAACCGACGGCAAGGCGGGCGACATCATCGACATACTTGCGCTGGTCGCCACCCTGTTCGGCATCATTACCACGCTCGGCTTCGGTGCGACGCAGCTGGGCGCAGGCTTGGAGCAACTCGGCTGGATTAATGAAAACACCTTTTCCATGCAAACCGTCGTGATTTTCATCGTCATGGGCATGGCGATTGCATCCGCAGCCTCCGGCATAGGCAAGGGCGTGAAAATATTGAGCGAATTGAACTTGACATTTGCCTTCGCGCTAATGTTTTTCGTCCTCGCCACCGGCCCGACCCTCCATCTGCTCTCCGCCTTCAACGACAACCTCGGCACTTACCTGAGCAACCTCGTACAACTCAGTTTCAAAACATACAGCTACGAACAAAACCATACCGAATGGTTCGGCGGCTGGACCATCTTATACTGGGCATGGTGGTGTTCTTGGGCGCCTTTCGTCGGACTCTTCATCGCCCGCATCTCGCGCGGACGCACCATACGCGAATTCATTTTCGGCGTTTTGGCGGTTCCCTCCCTGTTCTGCGTCATCTGGTTCACCATCTTCGGCGACACCGCCATCTGGATTAACGACCACACCGCAGCAGGCGCATTGGGCGAATTGACCGGCACGCCCGAAAAACTCCTCTTCCGCTTCCTCGAATACCTCCCCCTGCCAACCCTCACAGGGCTTGTCAGCCTTATGGTGATCGCCCTCTTCTTCATCACCTCCGCCGACTCCGGCATTTACGTCCTCAACAACATCGCCTCCCGTGACAAAAGCCTGACCGCCCCGCGCTGGCAGGCAGTGATGTGGGGGCTGTTGATGTCTGCCGCCGCTATCGTCCTTTTGCGCTTCGGCGGACTGCCCACCCTGCAAACCATGACCCTCATCGTCGCCCTGCCTTTCGCCATGCTCATGCTGATCATGTGTTTCAGCCTCTGGCGCGGATTAAACGCCGACCACAAATACTTCACGACCGCCGTCACCCCCTCCAGTGTCTATTGGAGCGGCGACAACTGGCAGGACAGGCTCGAACGCATGCTGAACCAAACACAGGAACAAGACATCCTCAAATTCCTCAAAACCACCGCCCTGCCCGCCATGCGCGAACTGAGCGAGGAGCTGTCCGACAAATACAGCCTGAGCGTCGACATCCAAACCCACTTTGACCGCGAAGAGCCTGCCGTCGAATTCACCATCCACAAAGAGTCCCTGCGCGACTTCATGTACGGCATTAAAACCATCAAGCGCGAAGTGTCCGAACAGCTTATCAAAGACGGCCACCTCCCGCACATCCGCCACAACGTAACCTACGAGCCCTACACCTACTTCTTCGACGGCCGCAGCGGCTACGACGTGCAATACATGAACCGCCGCGAACTCATCGCCGACATCCTCAAGCAGTACGAGCGTTACCTCAACCTCCTGACCGATGTCGGACAAGAACTCATGTCGCACCGGCAAACCGAATTGGCAGAATAA
- a CDS encoding IS5 family transposase gives MSTFFRQTAQAMIAKHIDRFPLLKLDQVIDWQPIEQYLNRQRTRYLRDHRGRPAYPLLSMFKAVLPGQWHSLSDPELEHSLITRIDFNLFCRFDELSIPDYSTLCRYRNRLAQDDTLSELLELINRQLAEKNLKLEKASAAVIDATIIQTAGSKQRQAIEVDEEGQVSGQTTPSKDSDARRTKKNGLYKLGYKQHTRTDEEGYIEKLHITPANTHECNHLSPLLEGIAEGTTVYADKGYDSKENRQHLKEHQLLDGIMRKAHRNRYLSKTRYVVEQSFGTLHRKFRYARAAYFGLLKVSAQSHLKAMCLNLLKAANRLSVPVAA, from the coding sequence ATGAGCACCTTCTTCCGGCAAACCGCACAAGCCATGATCGCCAAACACATCGACCGCTTCCCGCTATTGAAGTTGGATCAGGTGATTGATTGGCAACCGATCGAACAATACCTGAACCGTCAAAGAACCCGTTACCTTAGAGACCACCGCGGCCGTCCCGCCTATCCCCTGTTGTCCATGTTCAAAGCCGTCCTGCCCGGACAATGGCACAGCCTCTCCGATCCCGAACTCGAACACAGCCTCATCACCCGCATCGACTTCAACCTGTTTTGCCGTTTTGACGAACTGAGCATCCCCGATTACAGCACCTTATGCCGCTACCGCAACCGGCTGGCGCAAGACGACACCCTGTCCGAATTGCTGGAACTGATTAACCGACAACTGGCCGAAAAAAACCTAAAATTAGAGAAGGCATCCGCCGCCGTCATTGACGCCACCATTATTCAGACCGCCGGCAGCAAACAGCGTCAGGCCATAGAAGTCGACGAGGAAGGACAAGTCAGCGGCCAAACCACACCGAGCAAAGACAGCGATGCCCGCCGGACAAAGAAAAACGGCCTCTACAAACTCGGTTACAAACAACATACCCGTACCGATGAGGAAGGCTATATCGAGAAACTGCACATCACTCCTGCCAATACCCATGAGTGCAACCATCTTTCCCCTTTGTTGGAGGGTATTGCCGAAGGTACGACCGTTTATGCCGACAAAGGCTACGACAGCAAGGAAAACCGGCAACATCTGAAAGAGCATCAGTTGTTAGACGGCATTATGCGCAAAGCCCACCGCAACCGATATTTGTCGAAGACCCGTTATGTGGTCGAACAAAGCTTCGGGACGCTGCACCGCAAGTTCCGCTACGCCCGGGCAGCCTATTTTGGTCTGCTCAAAGTGAGTGCGCAAAGCCATCTGAAGGCGATGTGTTTGAACCTGTTGAAAGCGGCTAACAGGCTAAGTGTGCCTGTTGCCGCCTAA
- the argS gene encoding arginine--tRNA ligase, protein MNLHQTVEREAATAFAAAGIADSPVVLQPTKNAEHGDFQINGVMGAAKKAKQNPRELAQKVAEALADNAVIESAEVAGPGFINLRLRPEFLAQNIHAALNDARFGVAKTDKPQTVVIDYSSPNLAKEMHVGHLRSSIIGDSISRVLEFMGNTVVRQNHVGDWGTQFGMLVAYLVEQQKDNAAFELADLEQFYRAAKVRFDEDAAFADTAREYVVKLQGGDETVLALWKQFVDISLSHAQAVYDTLGLKLRPEDVAGESKYNDDLQPVVNDLVQKGLAVEDDGAKVVFLDEFKNKEGEPAAFIVQKQGGGFLYASTDLACLRYRIGRLKADRLLYVVDHRQALHFEQLFTTSRKAGYLPENVKAEFIGFGTMMGKDGKPFKTRSGDTVKLVDLLDEAIKKAAIVIKEKSHLAQLLEKIQNAFHVDVQLGDLKIKLNTDELIITLNDNYSAAIPLSKQFTIKDANNVAEYKDVAFDNIFENSKKIGIGAVKYADLSKNRTSDYVFDWDAMLSFEGNTAPYLQYAYTRVQSVFRKAGEWDATTPTVLTEPLEKQLAAELLKFEDVLQSVADTAYPHYLAAYLYQTATLFSRFYEACPILKAEGATRNSRLQLAKLTGDTLKQGLDLLGIDVLDVM, encoded by the coding sequence ATGAACCTACATCAAACCGTCGAACGCGAAGCCGCCACCGCCTTTGCCGCCGCAGGCATCGCCGACAGCCCCGTTGTTTTGCAGCCGACCAAAAACGCCGAACACGGCGATTTCCAAATCAACGGCGTAATGGGTGCGGCGAAAAAAGCCAAACAAAATCCGCGAGAGTTGGCACAAAAGGTCGCCGAAGCATTGGCGGACAATGCCGTGATTGAAAGCGCGGAAGTGGCCGGCCCGGGCTTCATCAACCTGCGCCTGCGCCCCGAATTTCTCGCCCAAAATATTCATGCGGCTTTAAACGACGCGCGTTTCGGCGTGGCAAAAACCGACAAACCGCAAACCGTCGTTATCGACTATTCCTCGCCCAATCTGGCAAAAGAGATGCACGTCGGCCATCTGCGTTCCAGCATCATCGGCGACAGCATTTCGCGCGTGTTGGAATTTATGGGCAACACCGTCGTCCGCCAAAACCACGTCGGCGACTGGGGTACGCAGTTCGGCATGTTGGTCGCTTATTTGGTTGAGCAGCAAAAAGACAACGCCGCATTTGAACTGGCGGACTTGGAGCAGTTTTACCGCGCCGCCAAAGTGCGCTTTGACGAAGATGCCGCCTTTGCCGACACCGCGCGCGAATACGTTGTGAAACTGCAAGGCGGCGATGAAACCGTGTTGGCGTTGTGGAAACAGTTTGTCGATATTTCGCTCTCGCACGCCCAAGCCGTTTACGACACGCTGGGCTTGAAGCTGCGCCCTGAAGACGTGGCGGGCGAATCGAAATACAACGACGATTTGCAGCCCGTGGTCAATGATTTGGTTCAAAAAGGTCTGGCTGTTGAGGACGACGGCGCGAAAGTCGTGTTCTTGGACGAGTTCAAAAACAAAGAAGGCGAACCTGCCGCATTTATCGTGCAAAAACAAGGCGGCGGCTTCCTTTACGCCTCCACCGATTTGGCGTGCCTGCGCTACCGCATAGGCCGTCTGAAAGCCGACCGCCTGCTGTACGTCGTCGACCACCGCCAAGCCCTGCACTTCGAACAACTTTTCACCACTTCCCGCAAAGCAGGCTATCTGCCGGAAAATGTAAAAGCCGAGTTCATCGGTTTTGGCACTATGATGGGGAAAGATGGAAAACCATTCAAAACGCGTTCAGGTGACACTGTCAAATTAGTTGATTTATTAGACGAAGCAATAAAAAAAGCTGCAATAGTTATCAAGGAGAAAAGCCACCTAGCACAACTGTTAGAAAAAATCCAAAACGCATTCCATGTTGATGTCCAGCTTGGTGATTTAAAAATTAAATTAAATACCGATGAATTAATTATTACATTAAATGACAACTATAGTGCAGCTATTCCTTTAAGTAAGCAATTCACAATTAAAGATGCTAATAATGTAGCTGAATATAAGGATGTAGCTTTCGATAATATTTTTGAAAACTCCAAAAAAATTGGCATCGGCGCGGTTAAATACGCCGACTTGAGCAAAAACCGCACCAGCGATTATGTGTTCGACTGGGACGCCATGCTCTCGTTTGAAGGCAACACCGCCCCCTATCTGCAATACGCCTACACCCGCGTGCAAAGCGTGTTCCGCAAAGCCGGCGAATGGGACGCAACCACGCCAACCGTTTTGACCGAACCGCTGGAAAAACAGCTTGCCGCCGAGCTTCTGAAATTCGAAGACGTGCTGCAAAGCGTGGCGGACACGGCGTATCCGCACTACCTCGCCGCCTACCTCTACCAAACCGCCACCCTGTTCAGCCGCTTCTACGAAGCCTGCCCGATACTCAAAGCCGAAGGCGCAACTCGCAACAGCCGCCTGCAACTGGCGAAGCTCACCGGCGACACGCTGAAACAAGGCTTGGATTTGCTGGGCATTGATGTGTTGGATGTGATGTAA